The DNA segment CAGGTGGCCCAGCCCGCCAATGCCTTGCACCGCCACCAGGTCCCCCGGCCGCGCGCCCATGTTGCGCAGGGAGTTGTACGTGGTGACGCCCGCGCAGAGCAGGGGCGCGGCATCCTCGGAGCTCATCCCCTCCGGGACCCGGGCCAGCGCCTCCTGGGGCGCGACCAGATACTCCGCGTAGCCACCGTCGTAGCTGATGCCGCAGATCTGCTGCTTCTCACAGGTGACGAAATCGCCGCTGCGGCACGCGACGCACTGGCCGCAATGGCCCCCGTGCCAGCCCACACCGACGTGCTGTCCTTCCTTCCAGGCCGTGACACCAGGGCCCACCCCGTCGATGCGGCCCACCACCTCGTGGCCCGGCACCCGGGGGTACTGGATGGGCATCCAGCCTTCCTTGGTGATGGCATCGCTGTGGCAGACGCCACACGCCTCCACCGCGATCCGGACCTGCCCGGGACCGGGCTCGGGGATCGCGCGCTCCACGATTTCGAGCGGGCCTCCCGCCTTCTTCACCTGCACCGACTTCATCGTCCTGGCCATGGCGTCTCCTCGGGGGGAGGGATGGGGATGACGCGGTGCGGGCGCACACGGAGTGAGAGAGGACGCCAGGCTGGTGGGCGGGCAGGGAGAGCAGGCCCTGACTGGATGATTGTTCAGCAAGCGTCCGGGTTGACGTGGAGTGCGCGCGCTTCGAGGCTGGGCGCCTCACAACAGGAGCGTGAAGATGACGTCCATCCATTCGACGAAGCTCGCGGTGATTGGCAGTGGTCTCATGGGCAGCGCGCTGGCGCGGGCCTTCGCCTCGGCAGGGCACGACGTCGCGGTGTGGAACCGGACGCCGGGCAAGGCCAGGGCCGTGGGCGGTGGCACCGTCGCGTTCGAGAACCTGGTGGAGGCCGTCACCGGGCGGGCGCTCGTGGTCGTCTCGCTGTCCAACTACGCGGCGTGGACGGAGTTGGTTTCTTCGCCGGCCGTCGCGTCGGCACTCTCTGGATCGACGCTGGTCCAGCTCACCAGCGGCTCACCGGCGGACGCTCGTGGAGGCCTGGAGTGGGCGAGGGCCCACGGCGTGGACTACCTGGATGCG comes from the Corallococcus exiguus genome and includes:
- a CDS encoding alcohol dehydrogenase; its protein translation is MARTMKSVQVKKAGGPLEIVERAIPEPGPGQVRIAVEACGVCHSDAITKEGWMPIQYPRVPGHEVVGRIDGVGPGVTAWKEGQHVGVGWHGGHCGQCVACRSGDFVTCEKQQICGISYDGGYAEYLVAPQEALARVPEGMSSEDAAPLLCAGVTTYNSLRNMGARPGDLVAVQGIGGLGHLAVQYASKFGYRTAAISRGADKKALAMELGAHEYIDTEKGPAAEALQKMGGARVIMMTASSSSLAGELVGGLGRNGTLLLLGAGSEPIPVNSLSLITKRTRIQGWPSGVPQDSQEAMAFSALAGVRSRNEVFPLDRAAEAYERMMSNKARFRVVLKMR